Proteins encoded in a region of the Methanobrevibacter millerae genome:
- a CDS encoding pyridoxamine 5'-phosphate oxidase family protein, whose protein sequence is MITKEDCFNQLRDVIDAVLSTVDENGNPQSRIIDIMHIEDEKIYFLTGRGKDVYREIINHPKVSYLSLKDNKSIRISGEAYQLDDQKYWIDLMFDENKFLNNVYPGESRYILEPFCIENAEMEFFDLTQKPIFRKTFTLGNAKITPKGFVIGDNCVACGICKGVCPQNVPVEGEKYCIPQENCLHCGRCFEKCPMQNIERL, encoded by the coding sequence ATGATAACAAAAGAAGATTGTTTTAACCAATTAAGAGATGTAATAGATGCAGTTTTATCAACGGTTGATGAAAATGGAAATCCCCAATCCAGAATTATTGATATAATGCATATTGAAGATGAAAAAATATATTTTTTGACAGGACGCGGAAAGGATGTGTATCGTGAAATCATTAATCATCCGAAGGTTTCCTATCTTTCACTAAAGGATAACAAGTCAATTCGTATCTCTGGTGAAGCATATCAGTTGGATGACCAAAAATATTGGATTGATTTGATGTTTGATGAAAATAAGTTCTTGAATAATGTATATCCTGGGGAATCCCGTTATATTTTAGAGCCGTTCTGCATTGAAAATGCTGAAATGGAATTTTTTGATTTGACACAAAAGCCTATTTTTAGAAAAACATTCACATTAGGGAATGCTAAAATAACTCCTAAAGGTTTTGTAATAGGGGATAATTGTGTTGCCTGCGGAATATGTAAGGGAGTATGTCCTCAGAATGTTCCTGTTGAAGGTGAAAAATATTGTATTCCTCAGGAAAACTGCCTTCACTGTGGAAGATGCTTTGAAAAGTGTCCAATGCAAAATATTGAACGCTTATAA